From one Lotus japonicus ecotype B-129 chromosome 3, LjGifu_v1.2 genomic stretch:
- the LOC130742619 gene encoding uncharacterized protein LOC130742619 produces MAASTEGLVPITRAFLASYYDNHPFTPLSPNVDTLSSRLRSIADHLLSQFPPNQGESNLINKADAQPPHKIDENMWRNREYIEETIFLLERSNWPEALKQQSTPDNVELATMLEQLKHKLHNTLKSLESFQIKNAEHVFNTVMTYLPQDFRGTLLRQQRERSERNKQAEVEALINSGGSIQDRYALLWKQQMDRRRTLAQLGSATGVYKTLVKYLVGVPQVLLDFTRQINDDDGPMEEQRHRYGPPLYRLTSMILSIRLFLSLSWARYGAKKLEKEQMTVLEQAIDVYTSELQRFMTFISGVFANAPFFISAEGAEAGKNDDYKEISVPAGKTYEVLLSVDSVNSYIAWDFSLVQGKINMDIGFSLEFESPSGEKILMLPYGRYETDQGNFCTLMAGSYKLIWDNSYSTFFKKVIRYKVDCIPPVTEPAQAD; encoded by the exons ATGGCCGCTTCTACGGAGGGTTTGGTTCCCATAACCAGAGCCTTCCTTGCTTCCTACTACGATAACCACCCTTTCACTCCTCTTTCCCCCAATGTCGACACCCTCTCTTCTCGCTTGCGTTCCATCGCCGATCATCTTCTCTCTCAGTTCCCTCCAAATCAAG GGGAAAGCAATTTAATAAATAAAGCTGATGCCCAACCTCCGCATAAAATTGATGAGAACATGTGGAGGAACAGAGAGTACATTGAAGAAACGATTTTCTTGCTTGAAAGATCTAATTGGCCAGAGGCG CTGAAACAACAGTCCACACCCGACAATGTTGAACTTGCCACTATGCTTGAGCAGCTGAAACACAAACTTCATAATACTTTGAAGTCCTTGGAATCTTTCCAAATTAAAAATGCTGAACATGTATTTAACACAG TTATGACATATTTACCTCAAGACTTCCGAGGAACTCTCCTCAGACAACAACGGGAACGCTCGGAGAGGAATAAGCAAGCTGAGGTGGAAGCTTTGATTAATTCTGGTGGTAGCATACAGGATCGATATGCTCTGCTGTGGAAACAACAAATGGACAG GAGAAGGACATTGGCTCAGCTTGGTTCTGCAACAGGAGTCTATAAAACACTTGTGAAGTACCTGGTTGGAGTTCCTCAA GTATTGCTTGATTTTACTCGCCAGATCAATGATGATGATGG GCCGATGGAAGAGCAGCGTCATCGCTATGGACCACCATTATACAGACTCACCTCGATGATTCTTTCTATACGACTCTTTCTGTCATTATCATGGGCACGATATGGGGCTAAGAAACT AGAAAAAGAACAAATGACGGTGTTGGAACAAGCCATTGACGTCTACACCTCGGAATTGCAAAGGTTCATGACCTTTATTAG TGGGGTATTTGCAAACGCGCCTTTCTTCATTTCTGCAGAGGGTGCAGAAGCAGG GAAAAATGATGACTACAAAGAGATAAGTGTTCCAGCAGGGAAAACTTATGAG GTTTTACTCTCAGTGGACTCCGTTAACTCATACATTGCATGGGATTTTTCATTAGTACAAGGCAAGATTAATATG GATATTGGATTTAGTTTGGAGTTTGAAAGTCCTAGTGGGGAAAAGATT CTGATGTTACCTTACGGCCGATACGAGACTGACCAA GGGAACTTCTGCACACTAATGGCTGGAAGCTATAAACTGATCTGGGACAACTCATATTCTACTTTCTTTAAAAAG GTGATACGGTATAAAGTAGATTGTATACCTCCTGTCACAGAACCAGCGCAGGCCGACTGA
- the LOC130742620 gene encoding bifunctional protein FolD 1, mitochondrial-like: protein MGLLAVTWPKCLKKHLPLKLRFLHTLKDHHFDQILMSPALASLDLPDIWTPNSSCQSIPALHKSFNQQTAEVLDGKSISAEIRSKIADEVRHMKKHLGKVPGLAVILVGERRDSQIYVRNKIMACEEVGIKSSVTELPADCAETDVQNAVMRFNKDPSIHGILVQLPLPQHLNEEKVLDALSLEKDVDGFHPLNMGNLAIRGREPLFIPCTPKGCIELLIRSGVKIMGKKAVVIGRSNIVGLPASLLLQRHHATVTVVHAFTENPEQITSKADIVVSAAGVPNLVRGNWIKNGATVIDVGTIPVEDPSCEDGYRLVGDVCFEEAVKVASLVTPVPGGVGPMTVAMLLLNTLTSAKRMLNFT, encoded by the exons ATGGGTTTGTTGGCAGTCACATGGCCGAAGTGTCTAAAAAAGCATCTTCCACTAAAATTAAGGTTTCTTCATACCTTAAAAGACCATCATTTTGACCAAATTTTAATGTCGCCTGCTCTTGCATCTCTGGACTTGCCTGACATTTGGACTCCTAATTCTTCTTGTCAGAGTATTCCAGCATTACATAAAAGCT TTAATCAGCAGACGGCTGAGGTGCTTGATGGAAAATCGATATCAGCGGAAATCAGATCAAAAATAGCTGATGAGGTAAGACACATGAAGAAACACCTAGGAAAAGTTCCTGGATTAGCTGTAATTTTGGTGGGCGAGAGAAGGGATTCTCAAATTTATGTTCGCAACAAGATAATGGCATGTGAGGAAGTTGGAATCAAGTCTTCGGTGACTGAATTACCTGCTGATTGTGCAGAAACAGATGTTCAAAATGCTGTCATGAGATTTAACAAGGATCCTTCAATTCATGGTATTCTTGTGCAACTTCCTCTACCACAA CATCTAAATGAGGAAAAAGTTTTGGATGCTCTAAGCCTAGAAAAAGATGTAGATGGTTTTCATCCTCTGAATATGGGGAATCTTGCCATAAGAGGAAGGGAGCCACTGTTTATTCCCTGCACTCCAAAGGGTTGCATTGAGTTATTGATCAGATCTGGAGTTAAGATTATGGGGAAGAAAGCCGTGGTGATTGGGAGAAGTAATATTGTTGGATTGCCAGCATCCTTGCTATTGCAG AGACACCATGCAACAGTCACGGTTGTGCATGCATTTACAGAAAACCCTGAACAGATAACATCAAAAGCGGATATTGTAGTTTCAGCTGCTGGGGTGCCCAATTTGGTCCGTGGGAACTGGATAAAGAATGGTGCAACTGTGATTGATGTTGGAACAATTCCTGTTGAG GACCCTAGCTGCGAGGATGGGTATCGTCTAGTAGGTGATGTATGCTTTGAAGAAGCTGTAAAGGTGGCATCCCTTGTTACTCCTGTGCCGGGTGGGGTTGGACCTATGACGGTTGCTATGCTGCTATTGAACACGCTAACTTCTGCAAAGCGCATGCTTAATTTTACTTGA
- the LOC130749249 gene encoding pseudouridine-5'-phosphate glycosidase isoform X2, whose amino-acid sequence MESSALSRLTNLRRHFDSADTATKGTGVNAGGGSMKVKVASEVSEALSQGRAVVALESTIISHGMPYPQNLETAKEVEGIVRENGAVPATIAILDGTPCIGLSVEELERLATLGTRAQKTARRDIAFVVASGGNGATTVSATMFFASMVHIPVFVTGGIGGVHRHGEYTMDISSDLTELGRTPVAVICAGVKSILDIPRTLEYLETQGVCVAAYKTNEFPAFFTESSGCKAPCRVDTPEDFARIIEANVKLKLGSGILLAVPIPREHSTSGHVIESAIQKALEEARIMPVWELKLLQPLLN is encoded by the exons ATGGAATCTTCAGCGCTCTCACGACTCACCAATCTCCGGCGACACTTCGATTCAGCTGACACCGCCACCAAG GGTACTGGAGTCAATGCTGGTGGAGGGTCAATGAAGGTGAAGGTAGCTTCTGAGGTTTCTGAAGCATTGTCACAAGGGCGTGCCGTTGTTGCGCTTGAATCTACCATCATTTCCCATG GTATGCCATATCCTCAAAATTTGGAAACTGCGAAGGAGGTGGAAGGTATTGTGAGAGAGAATGGTGCGGTTCCTGCAACTATTGCGATTTTAGATGGCACGCCTTGTATAG GTCTAAGTGTGGAAGAACTTGAAAGGCTGGCTACTTTGGGAACCAGAGCTCAAAAAACAGCTCGAAGGGACATTGCTTTTGTT GTGGCTAGTGGTGGAAATGGCGCTACTACTGTTTCTGCAACAATGTTTTTTGCTTCTATG GTTCATATTCCTGTCTTCGTGACTGGGGGGATTGGGGGAGTCCACCGCCATGGGGAATATA CTATGGACATATCTTCAGATCTCACTGAGCTTGGCAGAACACCAGTCGCAGTTATATGCGCTGGTGTAAAATCAATATTAGATATTCCCCGGACCCTTGAATATCTG GAAACTCAGGGAGTTTGTGTTGCTGCTTACAAGACCAATGAATTTCCTGCCTTTTTCACAGAATCAAGTGGCTGCAAG GCTCCATGTCGAGTAGATACCCCTGAAGACTTTGCTCGCATAATAG AAGCTAACGTCAAACTCAAGCTTGGATCTGGAATTCTTCTAGCAGTTCCTATTCCACGAGAACACTCAACTTCTGGACACGTAATTGAATCTGCCATTCAAAAGGCCCTTGAAGAAGCTAG AATAATGCCCGTGTGGGAGCTAAAGTTGCTGCAGCCCTTGCTCAATTAA
- the LOC130749249 gene encoding pseudouridine-5'-phosphate glycosidase isoform X1, protein MESSALSRLTNLRRHFDSADTATKGTGVNAGGGSMKVKVASEVSEALSQGRAVVALESTIISHGMPYPQNLETAKEVEGIVRENGAVPATIAILDGTPCIGLSVEELERLATLGTRAQKTARRDIAFVVASGGNGATTVSATMFFASMVHIPVFVTGGIGGVHRHGEYTMDISSDLTELGRTPVAVICAGVKSILDIPRTLEYLETQGVCVAAYKTNEFPAFFTESSGCKAPCRVDTPEDFARIIEANVKLKLGSGILLAVPIPREHSTSGHVIESAIQKALEEARENNITGNAQTPFLLARVNELTGGASLASNIALVKNNARVGAKVAAALAQLRENSQR, encoded by the exons ATGGAATCTTCAGCGCTCTCACGACTCACCAATCTCCGGCGACACTTCGATTCAGCTGACACCGCCACCAAG GGTACTGGAGTCAATGCTGGTGGAGGGTCAATGAAGGTGAAGGTAGCTTCTGAGGTTTCTGAAGCATTGTCACAAGGGCGTGCCGTTGTTGCGCTTGAATCTACCATCATTTCCCATG GTATGCCATATCCTCAAAATTTGGAAACTGCGAAGGAGGTGGAAGGTATTGTGAGAGAGAATGGTGCGGTTCCTGCAACTATTGCGATTTTAGATGGCACGCCTTGTATAG GTCTAAGTGTGGAAGAACTTGAAAGGCTGGCTACTTTGGGAACCAGAGCTCAAAAAACAGCTCGAAGGGACATTGCTTTTGTT GTGGCTAGTGGTGGAAATGGCGCTACTACTGTTTCTGCAACAATGTTTTTTGCTTCTATG GTTCATATTCCTGTCTTCGTGACTGGGGGGATTGGGGGAGTCCACCGCCATGGGGAATATA CTATGGACATATCTTCAGATCTCACTGAGCTTGGCAGAACACCAGTCGCAGTTATATGCGCTGGTGTAAAATCAATATTAGATATTCCCCGGACCCTTGAATATCTG GAAACTCAGGGAGTTTGTGTTGCTGCTTACAAGACCAATGAATTTCCTGCCTTTTTCACAGAATCAAGTGGCTGCAAG GCTCCATGTCGAGTAGATACCCCTGAAGACTTTGCTCGCATAATAG AAGCTAACGTCAAACTCAAGCTTGGATCTGGAATTCTTCTAGCAGTTCCTATTCCACGAGAACACTCAACTTCTGGACACGTAATTGAATCTGCCATTCAAAAGGCCCTTGAAGAAGCTAG GGAAAACAATATAACAGGAAATGCCCAGACTCCTTTCTTACTTGCTAGAGTAAATGAGCTGACTGGAGGTGCCTCACTTGCTTCAA ACATTGCTCTTGTGAAGAATAATGCCCGTGTGGGAGCTAAAGTTGCTGCAGCCCTTGCTCAATTAAGGGAAAATAGTCAAAGGTGA